In one window of Mucilaginibacter auburnensis DNA:
- a CDS encoding sigma 54-interacting transcriptional regulator: protein MSNIQDIKTLGQLKQTGYKSESVKDELRRNLITQLQKKDEDGFEGIIGFEDTVIPDLQTAILSRHNILLLGLRGQAKTRIARLLVNLLDEYIPYIEGSELFDCPLNPISWFGHNIVQEKGDDTPIGWLHRSERYTEKLATPDVTVADLIGDVDPIKAATLKLTYSDERVIHFGLIPRAHRGIFVINELPDLQARIQVSLFNILQERDIQIRGFKLRLPLDIQFVFTANPEDYTNRGSIVTPLKDRIESQILTHYPRSVEISRKITQQEASLTPEQRTAVEADGLVKDLVEQIAFEARNSEYIDKKSGVSARLTIAAYENLISNAERRMIINHESNTFVRISDFLGVIPAITGKIELVYEGELEGPAKVANILIGKAIKTLLLKYFPDPEKTKKSKAPNPYAQIINWFADGNTLSVLDDLSAVEYKDALNSVPGLKDLIKKIHPQLTENQQLILMEFVLHGLAEFSQLSKGFLDNGFAFSDMFNSLFNMQPDDEDDLDLDDDRY from the coding sequence ATGAGTAACATACAAGATATAAAAACATTAGGCCAGCTTAAGCAAACAGGTTACAAAAGTGAATCGGTTAAGGATGAGCTGCGCCGTAATTTGATAACGCAGCTTCAAAAAAAGGATGAAGATGGCTTTGAGGGTATTATTGGTTTTGAGGATACCGTAATTCCTGATCTGCAAACAGCCATTCTCTCTCGCCATAACATTTTATTATTGGGATTACGCGGACAAGCTAAAACGCGTATTGCACGTTTACTGGTAAACTTGCTTGACGAGTACATCCCTTACATTGAAGGTTCCGAATTATTTGATTGTCCGTTGAACCCTATATCATGGTTCGGCCACAACATCGTTCAGGAAAAAGGCGATGATACCCCAATAGGCTGGCTGCACCGCAGCGAGCGGTATACCGAAAAACTGGCCACGCCGGATGTTACGGTTGCTGACCTAATTGGCGACGTTGACCCAATTAAGGCGGCTACTTTAAAACTGACTTACTCAGACGAGCGGGTGATACACTTCGGTTTAATACCACGTGCGCACCGTGGCATATTTGTAATTAACGAGTTGCCCGATCTTCAGGCACGTATACAGGTATCGCTTTTCAATATTTTGCAGGAACGCGATATACAGATACGCGGCTTCAAGCTTCGGTTGCCTTTGGATATTCAGTTTGTGTTTACCGCTAATCCCGAAGACTACACCAACCGTGGTTCTATTGTAACACCGTTGAAAGACCGTATTGAGAGCCAGATATTAACCCACTACCCGCGTTCGGTTGAAATTTCACGTAAGATAACGCAACAAGAGGCATCGCTAACACCTGAACAGCGTACGGCCGTTGAAGCCGATGGCCTGGTAAAAGACCTGGTAGAGCAGATAGCTTTTGAAGCAAGAAATTCAGAGTACATAGACAAAAAATCGGGTGTGTCCGCGCGTTTAACCATTGCTGCTTACGAGAACCTGATCAGTAATGCAGAGCGCAGGATGATCATTAATCACGAGAGCAATACATTTGTTCGCATATCAGATTTTTTGGGTGTTATCCCCGCCATCACAGGTAAAATAGAGCTGGTTTATGAAGGTGAGTTGGAAGGTCCGGCTAAAGTGGCCAACATCCTTATTGGTAAAGCCATTAAAACGCTGCTGCTAAAATACTTCCCTGATCCCGAAAAGACCAAGAAAAGCAAAGCGCCAAACCCTTATGCGCAGATCATTAACTGGTTTGCTGATGGTAACACGCTTTCGGTATTAGATGACCTTTCGGCCGTTGAATACAAAGACGCTTTGAACAGTGTACCGGGTTTGAAAGATTTGATCAAAAAAATCCATCCGCAATTAACAGAGAATCAGCAGCTGATATTAATGGAATTCGTGCTGCATGGTTTGGCTGAGTTCTCGCAATTGAGTAAAGGATTTTTAGATAATGGTTTTGCCTTTTCAGACATGTTTAACAGCTTGTTCAACATGCAACCTGATGACGAAGATGATCTGGATTTGGACGACGACCGCTATTAA
- a CDS encoding metallophosphoesterase, translated as MFSQIPIILLLGAALFALDAYLYGGVVGAFKSRAFVRKKGFKQGYFIFSAILIVGTICSIYFKLPTGFRAGFLMVFFILMIVKITFLPFVIADDIRLLFAKRKQKPTAPVTGSKEPSQGAIPRSEFLMKAGLITGVVPLVGIGAGIYSGAYDYRMRRQVLYLPNLPKSFDGMTIGQISDVHSGSFYNKKAVLGGVEMLLGQKPDVIFFTGDLVNKRSDEMYGYQDIFSKVKAPLGVFSTLGNHDYGDYYYDWPSEAAKKKNLDDLKTTHKNMGWDLLLNENRRLKVNGEEIGILGCENWGELTRFPKYGKMEPTVKGTEDLPVKLLLSHDPSHWRAQVLEKYPQIDVMFSGHTHGMQFGVRTENFQWSPVEYVYKEWAGLYREGNQQLYVNVGYGFLGFPGRVGILPEITIFELRAAANPSLIKT; from the coding sequence ATGTTCTCTCAAATCCCCATTATTCTGCTTTTAGGCGCTGCTTTATTTGCGCTTGATGCCTACCTGTATGGCGGTGTAGTTGGCGCGTTTAAAAGCAGGGCCTTTGTGCGCAAAAAAGGCTTTAAACAAGGCTATTTTATATTCTCAGCTATCCTGATAGTTGGAACTATTTGCAGCATTTATTTTAAACTGCCAACCGGCTTCAGGGCAGGTTTCCTGATGGTTTTCTTCATACTGATGATTGTGAAGATTACATTTTTACCCTTTGTAATAGCTGATGACATACGTCTCTTGTTCGCAAAACGTAAACAAAAACCAACAGCGCCGGTAACAGGTTCAAAAGAGCCATCACAAGGTGCCATTCCTCGCTCTGAATTTTTGATGAAAGCGGGCTTGATCACGGGTGTTGTTCCGCTGGTAGGTATTGGAGCAGGCATTTACTCGGGTGCTTATGATTATAGAATGCGTCGTCAGGTTTTGTATTTGCCGAATCTGCCAAAATCGTTTGACGGCATGACCATCGGTCAGATATCTGATGTGCACTCCGGCAGTTTCTACAACAAAAAAGCGGTTTTAGGCGGTGTTGAAATGCTGTTGGGTCAAAAACCCGATGTGATATTTTTTACCGGTGATCTGGTTAATAAGCGCAGCGATGAAATGTATGGTTATCAGGATATCTTCAGCAAAGTAAAAGCGCCCCTGGGTGTATTTTCAACTTTGGGGAATCATGATTATGGAGATTACTATTACGATTGGCCATCAGAAGCAGCAAAAAAGAAAAACCTCGACGATTTGAAAACCACCCACAAAAACATGGGCTGGGATTTGCTGCTCAACGAGAACCGCAGGTTAAAAGTGAACGGCGAAGAAATAGGCATTTTAGGTTGCGAGAACTGGGGCGAACTTACCCGCTTCCCTAAATACGGCAAAATGGAACCTACTGTAAAAGGTACAGAGGATCTGCCGGTAAAACTCCTACTCTCCCATGATCCATCGCATTGGCGCGCGCAGGTATTGGAGAAATATCCGCAGATAGATGTAATGTTTTCGGGCCATACACACGGTATGCAGTTTGGCGTACGTACGGAAAATTTCCAATGGAGTCCGGTAGAATATGTTTATAAAGAATGGGCAGGCCTGTACAGGGAAGGTAATCAGCAATTGTATGTGAATGTTGGTTACGGCTTTTTGGGCTTTCCGGGCAGAGTTGGAATATTGCCCGAGATTACGATATTTGAATTACGGGCCGCTGCCAACCCATCTTTGATCAAAACCTGA
- a CDS encoding UbiA family prenyltransferase: MKKLVKPILDFLLFSNVFMALCAVAQGLVTFHLINAEPNQTVLGLLFAATLGLYNFCILISKPKNPLNSPYLRVRWFYSHYRLMVSITIVCLLCLVPLFFLLSMQSRLLLVFLGILSFAYGLPLFSVGEHKFGLRNIPGLKPFLITLVWTLSIVLLPVLEAQEVRQTDISMRDTIILLAKRFLFIAALTIPFDIRDLFEDRKTNLRTIPVVWGEKKAYLFCQVLLGGYIVLLFLFRNNGANIDFFALTLTAILTGWLIFKSGWQKNEYYYFFYLDGVLILQYVILTALNLIK, encoded by the coding sequence ATGAAAAAGCTCGTTAAACCTATTCTTGATTTCCTGCTGTTCAGCAATGTTTTTATGGCATTGTGCGCGGTAGCGCAGGGACTGGTAACTTTCCACTTAATAAATGCTGAGCCCAACCAAACGGTATTAGGTTTACTTTTTGCGGCAACATTAGGGTTATACAATTTTTGTATACTCATAAGCAAGCCCAAAAACCCATTAAATTCTCCTTATTTACGTGTGAGGTGGTTCTACAGTCACTACCGTTTAATGGTGAGTATTACTATTGTATGTTTGCTTTGTTTGGTGCCTTTGTTCTTTTTGCTATCTATGCAATCGCGCCTGTTACTGGTATTTTTGGGCATCCTCTCTTTTGCTTACGGATTGCCCTTATTCTCAGTTGGCGAGCATAAATTCGGACTGCGCAATATTCCTGGTTTAAAGCCCTTTTTAATAACACTGGTATGGACGCTAAGTATTGTGCTGCTGCCTGTTTTGGAAGCGCAGGAAGTTCGCCAAACCGACATCTCCATGCGCGATACCATTATACTGTTAGCCAAACGCTTTTTATTTATAGCGGCCCTAACCATTCCGTTTGATATACGCGACTTGTTTGAAGACCGCAAAACCAACCTGCGTACCATCCCCGTGGTTTGGGGAGAAAAAAAAGCCTACCTGTTTTGCCAGGTGCTTTTAGGCGGATATATTGTTTTGCTATTTTTGTTCAGAAACAATGGTGCCAATATTGACTTTTTCGCGCTTACGCTTACAGCAATTTTAACCGGCTGGCTCATATTCAAATCGGGCTGGCAAAAAAACGAATACTACTACTTCTTTTATCTGGATGGCGTACTGATACTGCAGTACGTTATTTTAACGGCCCTTAACCTTATTAAATAA
- a CDS encoding class I SAM-dependent methyltransferase — protein sequence MANNYDNAAPFYDQLSRLVFGKALVNAQLYLLQFIPPSSTILIVGGGTGWILEELTKRHSHSLNITYVEISAKMMALSGKKNTGGNSVTFVNSAIEDVALTSTFDVIITPFLFDNFKQEKADKIFARLNNVLKNGGIWLNADFELSGKWWQPILLKTMHLFFKLLCGVEASQLPNVKKLFDQKGYQMFKNQPFFGKFICSSAYRKHL from the coding sequence TTGGCCAATAACTACGATAACGCCGCCCCGTTTTACGATCAGCTATCGCGGCTGGTGTTTGGCAAGGCACTGGTAAACGCTCAATTGTATTTGCTGCAATTTATACCGCCATCATCAACCATACTAATAGTTGGCGGTGGTACGGGTTGGATATTAGAGGAACTCACTAAACGGCATTCACACAGCCTTAACATAACTTATGTGGAGATATCGGCTAAAATGATGGCCCTATCCGGCAAAAAAAATACCGGCGGTAATTCCGTGACTTTCGTCAATTCGGCTATTGAAGACGTGGCACTAACATCAACATTTGATGTAATTATTACGCCTTTCCTTTTTGATAATTTTAAGCAGGAAAAGGCTGATAAAATATTCGCACGCTTAAATAACGTCTTGAAAAATGGCGGCATATGGCTGAATGCAGATTTTGAACTAAGCGGAAAGTGGTGGCAACCTATCCTATTAAAAACCATGCATTTGTTTTTTAAACTACTGTGCGGTGTGGAAGCTTCTCAATTACCCAATGTTAAAAAACTGTTTGATCAAAAAGGTTATCAGATGTTTAAAAACCAGCCTTTTTTCGGCAAATTCATTTGCTCATCGGCATACAGAAAACACTTGTAG
- a CDS encoding RDD family protein, translating to MEKEYYLLDGKERTGPFTYRELVEQGLDTDTQLAVGLTGDWQYASELPEFIEYFQSVGIHFPTGDNLAGFGLRAGAFIIDMILLIIPLEFFFIKAGYIVIPSSIENITMPSLQNSLIMQSIFSVVFLLYNTLFEVSSWKGTIGKKICNLIVVDIDGNKLSFLRSLGRNLGALIASNLFYGVSFLSMLFSEHRQCWYDYLSKTYTVKTK from the coding sequence ATGGAGAAAGAATATTACCTGTTGGATGGCAAAGAAAGAACCGGGCCTTTTACCTACCGCGAATTGGTTGAGCAAGGATTAGATACTGACACCCAACTGGCCGTTGGCTTAACAGGCGATTGGCAGTACGCTTCGGAGCTACCGGAGTTTATTGAGTACTTCCAATCTGTTGGCATACACTTCCCTACCGGCGATAATCTGGCTGGTTTTGGGTTAAGAGCCGGCGCGTTTATTATTGATATGATACTATTGATAATACCTTTAGAGTTTTTCTTTATAAAAGCCGGTTATATTGTTATTCCCAGCAGTATTGAGAATATTACAATGCCCTCTTTACAAAACTCATTGATTATGCAAAGTATCTTCTCCGTTGTATTTTTACTTTACAATACACTTTTTGAAGTAAGCAGCTGGAAAGGCACTATTGGTAAAAAAATATGCAACCTGATAGTGGTTGATATTGATGGCAACAAACTAAGTTTCTTACGTTCTTTAGGCCGAAATTTGGGCGCGCTTATAGCCTCAAATCTATTCTATGGCGTATCATTTTTAAGTATGTTATTTAGCGAACACCGCCAGTGTTGGTATGATTATCTGTCTAAAACTTATACCGTAAAAACTAAATAA
- a CDS encoding LiaI-LiaF-like domain-containing protein produces MKNNRIVPGVVLIMLGIAFLLRSYGYLHFHFSNLFHLWPIIIVMIGINLIFANNRSTWSTILKVGVLVIGFGLLFFGNFGDGRGYWKNYSYHIDTDDDDDDDDNETTITKVEGSQEFNADYTDSVKVAELNISGGATTYKLSDSTNRLFTANTQEYFGNYMLNTDKRDSVYVLDFKMKDGKQSFNWDDDNKKSNTADFKLNVNPVWDINVATGATDLDFDLSRFKVRNLDLAGGAGAFKIKFGQPLTSTTVDISTGASDVDITIPKNAACRITKGTAFSSNNFEGFNKVGDNAYETPGFNKATNKIYIKIKGGMSSFSVKKY; encoded by the coding sequence ATGAAAAATAACAGAATAGTACCCGGAGTTGTGTTAATAATGTTAGGTATAGCTTTCCTGCTGCGAAGCTATGGTTACCTGCACTTTCACTTTAGTAACTTGTTTCACTTGTGGCCCATCATCATAGTAATGATAGGTATCAACCTGATATTTGCCAATAACAGGTCAACCTGGTCAACTATATTAAAAGTTGGTGTTTTAGTAATAGGTTTTGGCCTGCTGTTCTTTGGCAATTTTGGCGACGGTAGGGGATATTGGAAAAATTATTCATACCACATTGATACGGATGATGATGACGACGATGATGATAATGAAACCACCATTACCAAAGTTGAAGGTTCACAAGAGTTCAATGCAGATTATACCGATAGCGTTAAAGTAGCAGAGCTTAATATTAGCGGTGGAGCTACCACCTATAAATTAAGCGATTCAACTAATAGACTTTTTACCGCCAATACACAGGAATACTTTGGTAACTACATGTTGAACACCGACAAAAGGGATTCAGTTTATGTGCTTGATTTCAAAATGAAAGATGGCAAACAAAGCTTTAACTGGGATGATGATAACAAAAAATCAAACACAGCCGACTTTAAACTAAACGTAAACCCTGTGTGGGATATCAACGTAGCAACAGGAGCAACTGATCTGGATTTTGATTTGTCGCGCTTTAAAGTGCGCAACCTTGATCTGGCTGGTGGTGCCGGCGCTTTCAAGATCAAATTTGGTCAGCCGTTAACTTCTACTACTGTTGATATTTCAACCGGTGCGTCTGATGTGGATATTACCATACCTAAAAATGCTGCCTGCCGCATAACCAAGGGGACAGCTTTCTCATCAAACAACTTTGAAGGTTTCAATAAAGTTGGTGATAATGCTTACGAAACCCCGGGTTTTAATAAAGCAACCAACAAAATTTACATAAAAATAAAAGGTGGCATGTCTTCTTTCAGCGTAAAGAAATACTAA
- a CDS encoding PspC domain-containing protein yields MEKKLYRDELNKKVAGVCAGLAEYLNVDVTIIRVLFLLALIFKGGGGLIYLILWAALPKKPLHLYNNPNVDYTVPPQNAPFNPFAAGGVPPNVPFSPVPPKKSSNAGLIGGIILVLMGSFFLLDQLDLIPFWDFGKLWPVILIIVGAGIMFSGKDEKPNFTDAPWNPTDKKEEVKFTENDADNNTTTDKTEY; encoded by the coding sequence ATGGAAAAGAAATTATATAGAGACGAGCTGAACAAAAAAGTGGCAGGTGTATGCGCCGGTTTAGCTGAGTACTTAAACGTTGATGTTACCATCATTAGGGTGCTGTTTTTACTGGCCCTTATATTTAAAGGCGGGGGCGGCCTAATCTACCTTATACTTTGGGCAGCATTGCCAAAAAAACCGCTCCACCTGTATAATAACCCTAACGTAGATTATACTGTTCCGCCGCAAAACGCTCCATTTAATCCGTTTGCTGCGGGTGGTGTGCCTCCAAATGTGCCATTCTCACCGGTGCCTCCTAAAAAGAGCTCAAATGCCGGTTTAATTGGTGGTATTATATTAGTGCTGATGGGGTCATTCTTTTTGTTGGATCAACTTGACCTGATACCGTTTTGGGACTTTGGTAAGTTATGGCCGGTTATACTCATCATTGTAGGTGCGGGTATAATGTTCTCAGGCAAGGATGAAAAACCTAATTTTACGGATGCGCCGTGGAACCCAACAGATAAAAAAGAAGAAGTAAAGTTCACTGAGAACGATGCCGACAACAACACAACAACTGATAAAACTGAATATTAA
- a CDS encoding SDR family NAD(P)-dependent oxidoreductase, with product MKNAIITGATKGMGRAIAIAFAKENVNIAVCARGAEDLAAFKTELQIINPQIKIVTVVADGSDRDQLISFAETAQRELGSINIIVNNLGMYPPSSILDDEKTLFLKVVNTNLMPAYELYRFFGKSMVSVGEGHIFNICSIAALDPVPEAGIYSVTKAALLSLNNVMRLEMEQYGVKVTAVIPGSTLTDSWKGIAVDKNKMVLPEDVASAIINIYKMSAGANVDQIIIKPVYGQV from the coding sequence ATGAAAAACGCCATTATAACCGGTGCTACCAAAGGAATGGGGCGCGCCATAGCCATAGCTTTCGCGAAAGAGAATGTTAACATAGCAGTTTGTGCCCGTGGCGCCGAAGACCTTGCCGCGTTTAAAACCGAACTTCAAATTATTAATCCCCAGATAAAGATAGTGACCGTTGTTGCCGATGGCAGCGACCGCGATCAGCTCATCAGTTTTGCCGAAACAGCACAGCGCGAATTAGGCTCAATTAACATCATTGTTAACAATTTGGGCATGTATCCACCCTCCAGCATACTGGATGATGAAAAAACTTTATTCCTAAAAGTTGTAAACACCAATTTGATGCCTGCCTACGAACTATACCGTTTTTTCGGTAAAAGTATGGTTTCTGTCGGTGAAGGTCACATCTTCAATATTTGCTCCATCGCGGCGCTTGATCCAGTACCCGAAGCGGGCATTTACAGCGTAACAAAGGCTGCTTTGCTAAGTCTTAATAATGTAATGAGGTTGGAAATGGAACAGTACGGCGTTAAAGTAACTGCAGTAATACCCGGCTCAACATTAACAGACTCATGGAAGGGCATAGCCGTTGATAAAAACAAAATGGTGTTGCCCGAAGACGTAGCTTCGGCCATAATAAACATTTACAAAATGAGCGCCGGTGCCAACGTTGATCAGATTATAATAAAGCCTGTGTACGGACAGGTGTAA